In Synechococcus sp. PCC 6312, one genomic interval encodes:
- a CDS encoding cyanophycinase, whose translation MLQLESLFARNPVSPAMKCAVMAIGGAEDKVRGRQILTAFVQRSGGSNAVIGVIPSASREPDAMGRLYHDIFMEIGAKDVEILLVADRSDAESEEILTKMARCSGLFMSGGDQLRLSALLDETPLLEQLRTQVWQGQSVLAGTSAGAAVMGHVMIASGGSNEPPNRSLVDMATGLGIIPDVIVDQHFHNRNRLARLISAISAHPDKLGIGIDEDTCALFEPDGTVRVMGKGAVTIVDPRDVNYTNFSQVEVTSPLSIYNLRLHILSHEDCYNLNTHQVQHQSSSLPSL comes from the coding sequence ATGCTACAACTTGAATCCCTATTTGCTCGGAACCCGGTTTCCCCTGCCATGAAATGTGCTGTGATGGCCATCGGCGGGGCGGAAGATAAAGTTCGGGGGCGACAAATTTTAACTGCATTTGTCCAACGCTCCGGGGGAAGTAATGCTGTAATTGGGGTCATTCCCTCGGCCTCTCGTGAACCCGATGCGATGGGGCGGCTCTATCACGACATCTTTATGGAAATTGGGGCCAAGGATGTCGAAATTCTTTTGGTTGCGGATCGCAGTGATGCCGAATCGGAAGAAATCCTGACCAAAATGGCCCGCTGTAGTGGCTTGTTCATGTCTGGGGGAGATCAACTGCGACTTTCAGCCCTGCTGGATGAAACCCCACTCCTGGAGCAATTACGGACTCAGGTTTGGCAAGGTCAATCGGTGTTAGCAGGAACGAGTGCGGGGGCAGCGGTGATGGGCCATGTGATGATTGCCAGTGGTGGTAGTAATGAACCCCCCAATCGCTCCTTGGTGGATATGGCTACAGGCCTGGGGATTATTCCCGATGTGATTGTGGATCAGCATTTTCACAACCGGAATCGTTTAGCCCGCTTGATCAGTGCCATTTCCGCCCACCCTGACAAGCTAGGGATTGGGATTGATGAAGATACCTGTGCCCTGTTTGAGCCGGATGGAACGGTGCGCGTCATGGGTAAAGGAGCCGTGACCATTGTGGATCCGCGGGATGTGAACTATACCAATTTCAGCCAAGTGGAAGTCACTTCGCCGTTAAGTATTTACAATTTACGACTGCATATCCTCAGCCACGAAGATTGCTACAACCTGAATACCCATCAAGTTCAGCATCAAAGCTCTAGCTTGCCTTCTCTCTAG
- a CDS encoding PAS domain S-box protein, whose amino-acid sequence MYPPNLDSQNSVFETGVSLAPSLQGLFALSWEGLVFTDRLGICHHINNSAATMLGLDSAASPQSYNLHQFLGVTQDPAWHTWQHSHDTSVVDGNSPAYFRGTTTLTRTNGQTADLTYGVTAQANGFLWILPPSQLIQWQEATGQSDSPDKLTPASYQAILETQTEMVVRFLPDSTFTYVNPAYCQMIGKPAAELLGRHFLEVIPPDAQAMMREELWAMNTLTPKHPFRVVINPSIGHDGSQIWHEWTNIALFDNNDTIIEFQATGRDITADYNFTRTLKAAKDRLQLALEIAEIGYCDWDLRSNRLIWSDGYEQLMGLAPGTFDQRIETFMGLVHPEDRARVQTVIDDIIQSHQQRTVEFRIVRPSGEIRWFLARGTAIYDDHGHPVRFTGVDMDITAQKLREQELQYQRDLRELLFNESTDAMFLVDPHTVQIVDCNPRAVELFEADKKSNLIGLAGHTLHVRPFTAAEVEANVTQMHSQGFWTMEIEYQTLKGNRFWGNIAAKPVTIAGRPHSFVRVSDISRWKQVTLASELSELRFRTIFDQAELGIAICSAPDFRIDQSNPCLQNLLGYTAEKLKCLGFEHITHPDDLGLEQPFIDECLAGTRDHYQLEKRCLTKTGEIRWVSFYHTTVRDATGQIQFAFAFFKDISNRKQAELALQASEGRFRALFEQAVFGIVYGELSGEFVSVNQAFTAITGYTEVELQNHSFRTITYPPDLDREQPLVQALMAGEIHSYTLEKRYIRKDGSLVWVLVTINKIFDDSGCVVGGMGIVQDISEQKALEAQLETNRRKYQTLFEVIPVGILVTDKQGQILEVNPASEQILQLPSAEHKRRGLGSASQNPWVCYRSDGSLLPPDEYPSVIALNQNCALQGLEVGYERPDGELIWLDVTAAPIPIPGLGVVLTYIDVTERKRTSQALRDKETSLRLALEASNQGFYDLDIVTGEAQTDFGYDEMLGYAPGELVHSLDSWQASLHPEDRDPTLKTLQDYLSGQLDRYRVEFRIQTKAGDWKWVLSTGKIVAWDAEGQPTRMLGTHIDIDQRKDAELALAKQAAQERVFVEITNDIRRSLDLHLILDSAVENIRDLLRADRVLVLRVLPNYHAETLAESLEAGLTSLHNRCWLNFELPGICWSDYLMGDYRLVDRGHQSRCDTCWIPNLTDDDIHAKIIAPINQARGENSYLWGLLIVQSQAPISSWTDDDGRLIARICQQLAIAIQQAELYESLQAANSELQAANQELEYLARYDGLTQVANRRHFDEYLNQEWGRMNREQQPLAVIICDIDFFKAYNDHYGHIAGDSCLQKVALALQKTVNRAGDLVARYGGEEFALILPNTNLAGALAVADRIQLDIRQLNLPHHHSAIAQTVTLSLGITAHIPDPDSSLQALVAQADHALYAAKQTGRNRYCYWDGTLPRSWNEDL is encoded by the coding sequence ATGTATCCCCCCAACCTGGATAGTCAAAACTCAGTCTTTGAGACGGGTGTTTCCTTAGCGCCCTCGTTGCAAGGGTTATTTGCCCTGTCTTGGGAGGGCCTGGTTTTCACCGATCGGCTGGGGATTTGTCACCACATTAACAATAGTGCTGCCACCATGCTTGGCCTGGACTCAGCAGCTTCCCCACAATCCTATAATCTTCATCAGTTTTTAGGCGTAACCCAAGACCCGGCCTGGCATACGTGGCAACACAGTCATGATACCTCTGTTGTAGATGGTAACAGCCCTGCCTATTTTCGTGGCACAACTACCCTGACCCGTACCAATGGCCAAACCGCTGATCTGACCTATGGTGTTACTGCCCAGGCCAATGGTTTTCTATGGATTCTGCCCCCATCCCAACTGATTCAATGGCAAGAAGCAACCGGGCAGTCTGATTCTCCCGATAAATTAACCCCGGCTTCCTACCAGGCCATTCTGGAAACCCAAACGGAGATGGTTGTCCGGTTTTTACCCGATAGCACCTTTACCTATGTCAATCCGGCCTATTGTCAAATGATTGGCAAACCAGCGGCAGAACTCTTGGGTCGGCATTTTCTCGAAGTTATTCCCCCCGATGCCCAGGCCATGATGCGAGAAGAACTCTGGGCCATGAATACCCTCACCCCCAAACATCCCTTTCGAGTTGTGATTAACCCCAGCATTGGTCACGATGGCAGTCAGATCTGGCATGAATGGACAAATATCGCCCTTTTTGACAACAACGACACCATTATTGAGTTCCAGGCTACGGGGCGCGACATCACGGCTGACTATAACTTCACCCGCACCCTCAAAGCTGCCAAAGATCGCCTACAACTGGCCTTGGAAATTGCCGAAATAGGTTACTGTGACTGGGACTTACGCAGCAATCGTCTCATTTGGTCAGACGGCTATGAACAACTCATGGGCCTGGCTCCAGGAACCTTTGACCAGCGGATTGAAACCTTTATGGGCCTCGTACATCCTGAAGATCGGGCCCGAGTTCAAACCGTCATTGACGACATTATCCAATCTCACCAACAGCGAACCGTTGAATTTCGGATTGTCAGACCCAGTGGGGAAATTCGCTGGTTTTTGGCCCGTGGGACAGCGATTTACGATGATCACGGCCACCCAGTCCGCTTTACGGGCGTGGACATGGATATTACGGCGCAAAAACTCCGGGAACAGGAATTGCAATATCAACGGGATTTACGGGAACTGTTGTTTAACGAATCTACAGATGCGATGTTTTTGGTGGATCCCCACACTGTCCAAATTGTGGATTGTAATCCCCGTGCTGTTGAATTATTTGAAGCTGATAAAAAGTCAAATCTGATTGGTTTAGCCGGCCATACCCTCCATGTCCGCCCCTTCACTGCTGCAGAAGTCGAGGCCAACGTTACCCAAATGCACAGTCAGGGGTTTTGGACAATGGAAATCGAATATCAAACCCTGAAAGGCAATCGGTTTTGGGGAAATATTGCTGCTAAACCGGTCACCATTGCTGGCCGCCCCCACAGCTTTGTCCGCGTTAGCGATATTTCCCGGTGGAAACAAGTCACCCTCGCCTCAGAGTTAAGTGAACTGCGGTTTCGGACCATTTTTGACCAGGCCGAGTTGGGCATTGCCATCTGTAGCGCTCCAGACTTTCGGATTGATCAGAGTAATCCTTGTTTACAAAATCTCCTGGGTTACACGGCAGAGAAACTTAAATGCTTGGGGTTTGAACACATTACCCATCCCGATGACCTTGGCCTGGAGCAACCCTTTATTGATGAGTGTTTAGCTGGAACCCGTGATCATTACCAACTCGAAAAGCGGTGTCTCACTAAAACGGGAGAAATTCGCTGGGTTAGTTTTTATCACACGACTGTCCGGGATGCCACTGGGCAGATTCAATTCGCTTTTGCTTTTTTTAAGGACATTAGCAACCGCAAACAGGCAGAACTTGCACTCCAGGCCAGTGAAGGACGCTTCCGAGCTTTGTTTGAGCAGGCTGTCTTTGGGATTGTCTATGGTGAACTTTCCGGTGAGTTTGTATCGGTAAATCAAGCCTTTACGGCCATTACGGGCTACACCGAAGTTGAATTGCAAAACCACAGCTTTCGTACCATTACTTACCCTCCCGATTTAGACCGAGAACAACCACTAGTTCAAGCCCTGATGGCTGGCGAAATCCATTCCTATACACTCGAAAAACGCTATATCCGCAAAGATGGTTCCTTAGTTTGGGTTTTGGTAACCATTAACAAAATCTTTGATGATTCCGGTTGTGTCGTTGGTGGTATGGGAATTGTCCAAGATATTTCTGAACAGAAAGCTTTAGAAGCTCAACTGGAAACCAACCGCCGTAAATACCAAACTCTTTTTGAAGTCATACCTGTGGGAATTCTCGTCACCGATAAGCAGGGCCAGATCCTCGAAGTCAACCCAGCTTCTGAGCAAATTTTGCAATTGCCCTCAGCGGAACATAAGCGGCGGGGCCTAGGTAGTGCAAGTCAGAACCCATGGGTTTGTTATCGCAGTGATGGAAGCTTGTTGCCTCCTGATGAGTATCCATCTGTAATTGCCCTCAATCAAAATTGCGCCCTACAGGGACTTGAGGTTGGCTATGAGCGACCCGATGGCGAATTGATTTGGTTAGATGTCACCGCCGCGCCAATTCCAATCCCAGGCCTGGGTGTAGTTTTAACCTATATAGACGTAACTGAACGCAAACGCACCAGCCAAGCTCTTCGAGATAAAGAAACCAGTTTACGCCTGGCCCTAGAAGCTTCTAATCAAGGGTTTTATGATCTGGATATTGTGACTGGCGAGGCCCAAACCGACTTTGGCTATGATGAAATGCTCGGCTATGCCCCCGGTGAATTAGTTCATAGCCTTGACTCTTGGCAAGCCAGTCTTCACCCGGAGGATCGAGACCCAACCCTAAAAACTCTGCAAGATTATCTCAGCGGGCAATTGGATCGCTATCGGGTGGAATTCCGGATTCAAACCAAAGCTGGGGATTGGAAATGGGTCTTATCTACAGGCAAAATCGTGGCCTGGGACGCTGAAGGACAACCCACTCGGATGCTCGGAACCCATATTGACATTGATCAACGCAAAGATGCCGAACTTGCCTTAGCCAAGCAGGCCGCACAAGAACGCGTTTTTGTCGAAATTACCAATGACATTCGCCGCTCTCTTGATCTGCATCTAATTCTTGACTCAGCTGTAGAAAACATCCGCGATCTTCTCCGCGCAGATCGGGTTCTGGTGTTAAGAGTTCTCCCAAACTACCATGCTGAAACCCTGGCCGAATCCCTAGAAGCAGGATTAACGTCTCTCCACAATCGCTGCTGGCTAAACTTTGAACTACCCGGTATTTGCTGGTCGGATTATTTGATGGGAGATTATCGCCTTGTTGATCGCGGGCATCAATCCCGCTGTGATACCTGTTGGATTCCCAACCTCACAGATGATGATATTCACGCCAAAATTATTGCGCCGATCAATCAAGCTAGGGGGGAAAATTCTTATCTTTGGGGACTTTTGATTGTTCAAAGCCAAGCCCCTATTTCCAGTTGGACTGATGATGATGGCCGCCTCATCGCCAGAATTTGCCAACAACTAGCAATTGCCATTCAACAGGCCGAACTCTATGAATCTCTCCAGGCCGCCAACAGCGAGTTGCAAGCTGCTAATCAGGAACTTGAATATCTGGCTCGCTACGATGGGTTAACTCAGGTAGCCAATCGCCGTCACTTTGACGAATATCTCAACCAAGAATGGGGACGGATGAACCGGGAACAACAGCCCCTCGCCGTGATCATCTGTGATATTGATTTCTTCAAGGCCTATAACGACCACTATGGCCATATTGCTGGGGATAGTTGCTTGCAAAAGGTTGCCCTAGCCTTACAGAAAACCGTCAATCGGGCTGGAGATTTGGTGGCTCGCTACGGTGGAGAAGAATTTGCCTTGATTTTACCCAATACCAACCTGGCCGGGGCCTTAGCAGTCGCAGATAGAATCCAATTAGACATTCGTCAGTTGAACCTGCCCCATCACCATTCAGCCATTGCTCAGACCGTGACCCTCAGCCTTGGTATTACCGCCCATATCCCTGATCCTGACTCCTCTCTCCAGGCCCTCGTTGCCCAAGCTGATCATGCCCTTTACGCCGCCAAACAAACTGGTAGAAATCGTTACTGCTATTGGGATGGAACATTACCTAGGAGTTGGAATGAGGATCTCTAG
- the cphA gene encoding cyanophycin synthetase, translating to MKILKIQTLRGPNYWSIRRGKLIILRLDLEELAETTTNLIPGFVDGLIRVLPSLYEHHCSPGHEGGFLMRLREGTLLGHVIEHVALELQELAGMPTGFGRTRMTGTEGIYQVVFEYQNEQAGRYAGRAAVRLCQSIIDTGTYPQRELEQDLADLRDFKAKASLGPSTDTLVKEAEARNIPWQELSSRSIIQFGYGIHSHRMQATLSDLTGILGVELAGDKEGAKKLLADVGIPVPKGVVIQYIDELEDAIHDIGGFPVVIKPLDGNHGRGISIDIETIERAEEAFEIASGVSKSVIVERYHPGRDFRVLVINGKVVAVSERVPAHVVGDGRSTIQELIDITNQDPQRGEGHDNVLTKIEMNHDSWELLDRQNFTLDTVLPEGQICYLRFTANLSTGGIAVDHTDAIHPHNVWICQRAARTIGLDIAGIDVVSPDISKPMPDVGGVIVEVNAAPGFRMHTCPSRGIARNVAEPVLNMLFPPGQPARIPIFSITGTNGKTTTTRLIAHICKQTGKNVGYTTTDGIYIGDYLVEKGDTTGPQSAQLILRDPTVEIAVLETARGGILRSGLGFDHCDVGVVLNVQADHLGIGDIDTVEQLADLKAVVVESAWPAGYAVLNADDPLVADMAEQVKAQVAFFSMDPQNRLVKEHIESGGLAAVYENGYLSILKGDWTLRIEQAVNVPMTMGARANFMIANALAACLAAYAQGISITDIRTALTSFKMSVEQTPGRMNLIDLGEFSALVDYAHNPAGYEAVGEFVQKWPGERIGVIGGPGDRRDEDLAQLGELSAKIFNRILIKEDDDTRGRPRGDAAQLIEMGVIRVPHHCQYEIIHDEVTAINQALGTASPGALVVVLPCEVGRTIRLIEAYGENHKLASKPYFENGNGHKIEEVELGTEVNIG from the coding sequence ATGAAAATTCTCAAGATTCAAACGCTGCGTGGCCCCAACTATTGGAGTATCCGCCGGGGTAAGTTGATCATTTTGCGCCTGGATTTAGAAGAGTTGGCCGAAACCACGACCAATCTAATTCCTGGCTTTGTGGATGGTCTAATTCGAGTCTTGCCGAGTCTTTACGAACATCATTGCTCCCCAGGCCATGAAGGGGGTTTTTTAATGCGGCTGCGGGAAGGTACACTTTTAGGCCATGTGATCGAGCACGTTGCCTTAGAGCTCCAAGAACTGGCTGGGATGCCCACGGGCTTTGGTCGCACCCGAATGACTGGCACAGAAGGGATTTATCAAGTTGTCTTTGAGTACCAAAACGAACAGGCAGGGCGGTATGCAGGACGAGCTGCGGTCAGACTGTGCCAAAGCATTATTGATACCGGGACTTATCCCCAACGAGAACTGGAACAGGATTTAGCGGATTTACGGGATTTCAAAGCCAAAGCCTCCTTGGGGCCAAGTACCGATACCCTAGTTAAAGAAGCTGAAGCCCGGAATATCCCCTGGCAAGAACTCAGCAGCCGCTCAATTATTCAGTTTGGCTATGGCATTCATAGTCATCGGATGCAGGCCACCCTCAGCGATTTGACCGGAATTCTAGGGGTTGAGTTAGCGGGCGACAAAGAAGGGGCAAAAAAATTACTGGCCGATGTGGGGATCCCGGTTCCCAAAGGTGTGGTGATCCAATACATAGATGAACTGGAAGATGCAATCCATGATATTGGTGGCTTCCCAGTGGTGATTAAACCCCTCGATGGCAACCATGGGCGGGGTATTTCCATTGACATTGAAACCATTGAGCGGGCCGAAGAAGCCTTTGAAATTGCCAGTGGTGTTTCCAAATCGGTGATTGTCGAGCGGTATCACCCCGGCCGAGATTTCCGGGTGCTGGTGATCAATGGCAAAGTGGTGGCGGTTTCTGAGCGAGTGCCAGCCCATGTGGTCGGGGATGGTCGCTCCACAATTCAAGAACTGATTGATATTACGAATCAAGACCCCCAACGAGGCGAAGGGCATGATAACGTCCTCACCAAAATTGAGATGAACCATGACAGTTGGGAACTTCTCGACCGCCAGAATTTTACCCTCGATACTGTGCTCCCAGAAGGCCAAATTTGCTATCTCCGCTTTACTGCCAACCTCAGTACGGGGGGGATTGCCGTTGATCACACCGATGCCATTCATCCCCATAATGTGTGGATTTGTCAGCGGGCGGCCCGAACGATTGGCTTAGATATTGCTGGTATTGATGTGGTTTCCCCGGACATTTCTAAGCCCATGCCGGACGTGGGGGGGGTGATTGTGGAAGTCAATGCGGCACCTGGGTTTCGGATGCACACCTGTCCGAGTCGGGGGATTGCCCGCAATGTGGCCGAGCCAGTTTTGAATATGCTCTTTCCTCCCGGTCAACCTGCTCGGATTCCGATTTTTTCGATTACCGGCACCAACGGCAAAACCACGACGACCCGCTTAATTGCCCACATCTGTAAACAAACGGGCAAAAATGTCGGCTACACCACCACCGATGGGATTTATATTGGCGATTACCTGGTTGAAAAGGGGGATACCACTGGCCCCCAAAGTGCGCAACTGATTCTTCGGGATCCCACCGTGGAAATTGCCGTTTTAGAAACGGCTCGGGGTGGAATTTTACGCTCTGGCCTGGGGTTTGATCACTGTGATGTCGGGGTGGTGCTTAATGTCCAGGCCGATCACTTGGGTATTGGCGACATTGATACTGTAGAGCAGCTCGCGGATCTCAAAGCCGTAGTGGTTGAGTCGGCCTGGCCCGCGGGCTATGCAGTCTTGAATGCCGATGATCCCCTCGTGGCTGATATGGCCGAACAGGTAAAAGCCCAAGTTGCCTTTTTCTCCATGGATCCGCAAAATCGCCTGGTTAAGGAGCACATTGAATCTGGGGGCCTGGCGGCGGTCTATGAAAATGGCTATCTTTCAATTTTGAAGGGGGATTGGACGCTCCGAATTGAGCAGGCTGTCAATGTGCCGATGACAATGGGAGCGCGGGCTAACTTTATGATTGCCAATGCTCTTGCCGCCTGTCTAGCTGCCTATGCTCAAGGCATTTCGATTACCGATATTCGCACTGCCCTCACCAGCTTCAAGATGTCCGTGGAGCAAACCCCCGGCCGGATGAATTTGATTGATTTAGGTGAGTTTAGTGCCTTGGTTGACTATGCCCATAATCCCGCTGGGTATGAAGCCGTTGGGGAATTTGTCCAGAAATGGCCTGGTGAACGGATTGGGGTGATTGGCGGGCCTGGGGATCGGCGCGACGAAGACTTAGCCCAGTTAGGTGAGCTTTCTGCCAAAATTTTCAACCGGATTCTAATTAAAGAAGATGACGATACCCGCGGCCGGCCCCGTGGAGATGCAGCTCAGTTGATTGAAATGGGAGTGATCCGGGTTCCTCATCATTGTCAATACGAAATTATTCACGATGAAGTCACTGCTATTAACCAGGCCTTGGGGACAGCTAGTCCTGGCGCATTGGTCGTGGTTTTACCCTGTGAAGTCGGACGAACGATTCGCTTGATTGAAGCCTACGGAGAAAACCATAAACTAGCCAGTAAACCCTATTTTGAAAATGGCAATGGCCACAAAATTGAAGAGGTGGAACTTGGTACAGAGGTGAATATTGGCTAG
- a CDS encoding TM2 domain-containing protein, whose translation MNSTDVSGKKIAAGICGILLGALGIHKFVLGYTTEGLVMLLVTVLTCGVGGFVMGIIGLIEGIIYLAKPDQEFYNTYILAKKGWF comes from the coding sequence ATGAATAGCACCGATGTCTCCGGTAAAAAAATTGCTGCTGGAATTTGTGGCATCCTCTTGGGTGCGTTGGGCATCCATAAATTTGTTCTGGGCTATACCACTGAGGGGTTAGTGATGCTATTGGTCACCGTTCTAACCTGTGGAGTTGGGGGTTTTGTCATGGGCATTATTGGCCTGATTGAAGGGATCATTTATCTTGCCAAGCCAGATCAGGAGTTTTATAACACCTACATTCTTGCCAAAAAGGGCTGGTTCTAA
- a CDS encoding ABC transporter permease: protein MSRLRALQAYILVRLLLAPLMLLTIVTIVFLLLRATPGDPVDAILGPRAPAAVKEALREQLGLAAPLWEQYFKYLGQLLHLNLGTSLTSQGEPVANIIQAHFPATAELALYSLGLAFLIGIGVGTVAAVKRNSVWDVGGRLFGIVTYALPLFWLGMLLQLVFAVELRWLPLGTRYPVTLPPPQGWTGLYTIDSLLSGQWQELGISIYYLILPTLSLAIVLSGIFERIVRVNLQQTLQSDYVEAARARGIPEIKILFNHALKNALIPVITVLGLTFASLLGGAVLTEVTFSWPGLGNRLYEAISLRDYATVQGIMVFFAVVVVVVSLAIDICNAWIDPRIRY from the coding sequence ATGTCGCGATTGCGGGCGTTACAAGCTTATATTTTGGTGCGGTTGTTATTGGCCCCACTGATGCTGTTAACAATTGTCACCATTGTGTTTTTGCTCTTGCGGGCCACCCCTGGAGATCCGGTGGATGCCATTTTGGGGCCACGCGCGCCTGCGGCTGTCAAAGAAGCACTTCGGGAACAACTCGGCCTGGCGGCTCCCCTCTGGGAACAATATTTTAAGTATTTGGGGCAGTTACTCCATCTCAATTTAGGCACATCGTTAACCAGCCAAGGGGAACCTGTCGCTAACATTATCCAGGCCCATTTTCCGGCTACAGCAGAACTAGCGCTTTACAGTTTGGGGCTAGCATTTCTGATTGGGATTGGGGTCGGAACCGTGGCAGCGGTGAAACGCAATAGTGTTTGGGATGTGGGCGGTCGCTTATTTGGGATTGTCACCTATGCATTGCCTCTGTTTTGGTTGGGGATGCTTTTACAGTTAGTTTTCGCTGTGGAACTGAGATGGCTACCCTTGGGGACTCGATATCCGGTCACATTACCACCACCTCAAGGATGGACAGGGCTATATACGATTGATAGTCTTCTCAGTGGACAGTGGCAGGAATTAGGAATTTCCATCTACTACCTCATTTTGCCCACATTGAGTTTAGCCATTGTTCTGAGCGGGATTTTCGAGCGGATTGTCCGAGTCAATTTGCAGCAAACCCTCCAGTCCGATTATGTTGAAGCAGCCAGAGCGAGGGGCATCCCAGAAATAAAAATTTTATTCAACCACGCGCTGAAAAATGCCTTGATTCCTGTGATTACGGTCTTGGGGCTAACCTTTGCCAGTTTGTTGGGCGGGGCGGTGTTAACAGAGGTGACCTTTTCTTGGCCAGGCCTGGGCAACCGTCTTTATGAAGCAATTTCGCTGCGAGACTATGCCACAGTCCAAGGAATTATGGTCTTTTTTGCGGTAGTTGTGGTTGTGGTTAGCTTAGCGATTGATATTTGTAATGCCTGGATTGATCCGCGTATCCGTTATTAG